The nucleotide sequence ATATCTGAGAGGGTTTGAAAGGCGGTAACGATCAGGGGGCCGTAAATGATGCCCAACACCCCAAAGACGGACATCCCGCCAAGAATGGCCAAAAACACCAGCAGGGTGTGCATTTTAACCTGATCACCGACAAATTTTGGTTTAAGCAGGTACTCCACAGTGAAGGAGAGCGCACCGTAAAAAAGAAAGGTCACAGCAGCCTGTCCAGGCGAGCCGTTTATCAGCAGAAGGGCGGAGGTCGGAAGCAGGACCAAGCCGATCCCGAAGATAGGAAGAAAGGCCAGAATCCCCATCACGCCCGCCCAAAGCACTGGTGACTTGATCCCCAGCACCGCGAAAAGTATACCCCCCATAACCCCCTGAAACACCCCGCTGATGCCGTTCCCTACCAGGATGACGCCTGAAATATCAAGAAATTTTTTCAAGAGCAAATTATCCTGTTCTTCCGGTAGCGGTGAAAGTCGGGTAATGAAGCGGACCAGGCGGTCTATCTCAATGAGGAGAAAATAGATCATCAGGATCAAGAAACAAAACTGGAGCACAAAGCTCATGATATTGGCGGCCCAGACAGAGGCCTTGCTGTAGATAAACAGGCCTGCCTCTTTGCTGAGGTCTGAAAAAA is from Candidatus Electrothrix sp. GW3-4 and encodes:
- a CDS encoding AI-2E family transporter yields the protein MQNTPQHEFKEPRHAPEDAVQSRYFTVVFLISVLLLGLVLWPFWQLLILAFLLAGIFRPVYNWLNKWVSPWMASSLTCVLIALIIFIPLTFCIAVLSSEALSVYQLGRDTNMLLKLQQIIQNSKWITQSQEVLQGFGINFQPSDITEIFSDLSKEAGLFIYSKASVWAANIMSFVLQFCFLILMIYFLLIEIDRLVRFITRLSPLPEEQDNLLLKKFLDISGVILVGNGISGVFQGVMGGILFAVLGIKSPVLWAGVMGILAFLPIFGIGLVLLPTSALLLINGSPGQAAVTFLFYGALSFTVEYLLKPKFVGDQVKMHTLLVFLAILGGMSVFGVLGIIYGPLIVTAFQTLSDIYLKEHRPAMKTPLLVAEVSEDQAPNH